A genomic region of Octopus sinensis linkage group LG2, ASM634580v1, whole genome shotgun sequence contains the following coding sequences:
- the LOC115225166 gene encoding histone-lysine N-methyltransferase SETMAR-like produces the protein MTKKDLRLLSLHEFKLGYNAFQTAANIDRVWGEESTSDRTVRRWFLRFLSGNVSFEDEEGRGWSCSLDNEQLKAIVEHNPRQSVREMSSAFGVGIATVSRNLQKIDLSFILPSNITELIQAKLRSKLTNVNEYNFDAPNFRRRFISGDKNV, from the exons atgacaaaaaaggACCTTCGCTTACTTTCCTTGCATGAGTTCAAACTTGGGTACAATGCCTTccaaactgctgccaatatcGACAGAGTATGGGGAGAGGAATCTACAAGTGATCGCACAGTACGAAGGTGGTTTCTGAGATTCCTTAGTGGTAATGTGAgctttgaagatgaagaaggtagaggaTGGTCATGCAGTCTCgacaatgaacaattgaaagcaatCGTTGAACATAACCCACgtcaaagtgtcagagaaatgtcATCAGCATTTGGTGTCGGTATAGCAACAGTCTCACgcaatctgcagaagattg acTTAAGTTTCATCTTACCAAGCAATATTACGGAGCTAATACAGGCGAAACTTCGAAGTAAACTTACCAATGTTAATGAATATAATTTTGACGCACCAAACTTTCGAAGACGATTTATTTCAGGcgataaaaatgtttga